The stretch of DNA CACAAAGGACAGAAACGCATTTCGAAAAGGGGAAGACGCCAACTACGTGCACTGCTCTTCCGTGTCATGATGCCGATGATCCGCCATAACAAGGCATTTCGACAACTGCATGAGTATTACACAACAAGACAGGTAAACCCATTACGCAAGAAGCAGTCCATTGTAGTTCTCTGTGGGAAACTACTGAAGGTGCTGCACGCAATCTGTACGAAGCATATGGCATTTGACGCCGAGCAGATGATGAGGGACATTCCCAAGCTCGAAAGAGCTGCCTAAGCATTACATTCTGAGTGAATGACTAGAAAATTGGATGACACGGAGAAGCCGGCATTATATTTTCCATACGACCAATGAGTCCCCAAAGGAGCTTCGCCAGCCTCCGCCTTATGACTAGACCGAACGAAGGAATGTAGGCGCTTTGGACGCCAAGAGACATGGGAGGGTACGTCATCATAAGTTATGCGGAGATCCATAGTGCATCGTATACAGAGCTATCATCGCGACCAGTATTATCCAGCGATGACCGCGTAGCGTGCCCTTGTCTGTTTGAAGATTCAAATATCAAATAAATATGGTTTAACGGTGTGTCAAAAAAATATTTTTGACGCCCTGATAACGGGTCAAACCGTTGATACATCAACATTTATAGAGGGAGGATTTTTTATGCAAGTATTAGAACCGATTGAAAAACCGGAGATCACACATCAACAGCTCGTGAAGTATGCGGGAGCCTCTGGTGATTTTAATCCCATCCATACCGTTGTTCCCGTTGGAGAGGAGGCTGGATTGGGGGGCGTGATCGCTCATGGCATGTTGGCGATGGGATTTGCCGGACAAGCCCTTGCGCAATGGTTTCCACGCAAAAACCTTCGGAATTTTAAGGTGAGATTCAAAAAGATGACCCGTCCTGGCGAAAAATTGACGATTTCAGGAAGTGTATTGGAAGAGGTGGAACGAGACGGCGAAGTATGGTTACTTGGGAAGGTGATTGTCGCAAGCGAGGAAGAAACGAAACTCGATGGACGATTTGAAGTAATTAAAGAATAGGAATCTTGCTGAGTATCTATTGAATAAAACGTACCACTAGCGTTGCATGAATATTAATTAAATATTCAGTCACCATTCTATCTTTATTTTTGCCAAAAAGGGAAGCACCTGAATAAAGGTAGCGCTGTCCATTTGGTAAGTTTATACAGTTATCCATAAGTGACGGGTCAGCAGGGATCGTTACGGTATGCTTCCACTCCTGATTCTACGAAGCCAATACCGGGACGACTCCCATAGATTAGCGGCTAGAATACGTGAAATCGCCAAGATGGATTTCCTGCTGTTTGTTTCCGATTGAATCAGGACGTTCAGACAATAGGCAATCAGAGCCAGATAAATCTGGTTTTTCACAGCGTATTCACTTTGACCGTAGAAATGCTTGATCTTCACGTGCTGCTTGAGCCACTTGAAGAACAATTCGATGGCCCAGCGAGAACGGTAGATTTCGCTGATTTCCTCCGCGGAAATGTCGAAACGATTGGTGATCAGCCGCAATTCGCCCCCCTTGCCATCAGGGATGACAAGGATTCGGAAAACGTTCTCCGTACAGTTCGGATTGGCGCCTACGAACGCCATCGTGTCGGAAAGGGCATCACTCCCTTCCGGAAGGGAGAATGTGTGGATGGGATGCAGAACGGCATTCTTCTTCAACCGACAGACGAAGAAAAGCCCATCGTCCGTGAAGCGGTCAAACCGTTCATAATCCACATACCCGCGGTCGAAAACATACATGGCCTCCTTGTCGTCAACAAGCACTTCGAGTTGATTACGGTCGTGCTCCTTGGCGTTCGTGATGACCTCTTTGTCGGGGTAATGAGTGCCGTTTTCATCGAACACCAAGCGTATATGCAGCTTTACGCCGGCCTTGGTCTCCCGGAATTCGGCCCATTTAAAATGGTTTACGTTCAACGGGATCGTTGTGGAGTCGATGATTTTCAGGAGCAACCCCTTTTTGGGCGAAAGTTTTTGTACAGCGATCTGACTAACCAGTTGCATGAAAAGATTCGACAGAACCGTTGGATCCAACCGATTATTCTTTCTGGAAAGCTGCGACACACTGATGGAATCCACGCCGATCGCCCGTTGGAAATCCCGGTTTGTCAGCGCTGCTTCCAGTGCGTGCAGGCTGTCTGACTCCATTAATTGAGCATACAGCATGAGAAGTGTGTAAGCTTGCGTCGTTAACTTCTTTGTATACCGGTCTTGCCCATGTATGGTCACAATTTCGTTGAATTTCTCAAAATCAATGGCATTCAGCCATTTACCAAATGAAGTTTTTCGTGTATTCTTGTCCATGAGTTGGTCCTTTGTATTGGATTTGGACAGGAACTACCTGTACCTTCCATTATAAAGGACTTTTTCTTTTGGATTCCTTAGATTTTTGAAGGTTTTATGAATTCCTAATCTTCAAAAGATATTAATGCAACACTAGTGATGTAAAGTTTACCTATTTTAGATAACGGACCTGTATTGCTCATTGACAATGGTTTGGAGTAATAGCGCCCCTGTTGGATCTACGAAATAAACGAATAGAAAAAGCGACCTGCCACTCACTGGGGACAGGCCGCTTTTTCATATTGGGAGGGTTCGACTTTATCGCTGGTTAGAGTACAACTTTTATGAGTACTCATAAAATCCTTTACCCGATTTCTTTCCTAAATGCCCCGCCTCTACCATTCTTTTCAGTAACTCTTTAAAACTAAATCTTAAATTGGGAAATTGCTTCTTCAAGTTCAATTGCCATACTCGATAAATGTTGACTTGCTGCAGCGACTTCTTCAAGCGTCGCAGTCTGTTCTTCCGTTGCCGCCGCTACATTTTCAAATTCCTCTCCGGTTGAACGGACAAGTTCATCTACGCCCTGAATAATTTCGACGATTTGTCCACTATCCAAGGAAAGCTGCTGTATGAATGAAGAGATGTCATGCATCTGCTTGGAGACCTGTGAAACACGGCTGTGTGCACGACTTCCGACCTTTTTTCACTTCACGTGTGCCGCTTTTAATCGAAGTAATCGTAAGCTCTGTATCCGTCTGAATTTCCTTGATCAGATCTCCAATATGACCTGCCGCCTGTTGGGACTGTTCCGCAAGTTTCTTTACCTCACTTGCTACAACTGCAAAACCCTTTCCGTGTTCACCTGCACGCGCTGCTTCAATCGAAGCATTCAAGGGTAACAAATTTGTCTGGTTGGAAATCGCAACAATCGTATCCACAATCTGACCGATTTCGCTGGATCGCTTACCTAGCTTTTCCATCATGTCTTCCGATGTATTGACGGTATCTTCGATGGTTTCCATTTGGGTAATTGCGGAAACAACTGCTTTTTCGCCCTGCTTTGCTTTTTGAACCGCTTCTTCAGAACTTCTTGGCACTGCATCCGAATCAGCAAACAATTTGTTAAGGGTCCCAGACATTCGACCAACTGTTTCGGTGGCCTCTCTTGTACTATCGATCTGCTGCATTGCTCCCTTCGACACCGACTCGGTTGTTTCTGCTACTCGTTGGGCAGCTTGTGCAGTCTGATCGGCACTCGCATTCAACTGTTCGGCCGAAGAAGCCACCTGTGAACCAGTACCTTTTACAATCCGGATAAGCCCATTCAGATCTCTGGACATATGGCCTAATTCATCATTCGAGCGGATATTGAGACGGTGCGTCAAATCTCCCACCGCTATTTGGTTGATCATTCCGGACATCCCAGCAATATTTTTCAACATATATTTTAATAAAAAATTAATGAAAGCCACTAAAATGATCACTGAGATGATGAAATAGAATATCAGTTTTGTTGTCATACTTTTTACTGGCGCAACCACTTCGTCTTGAGTGACCGTCGTCGCTACAGACTAACCAGTAGTCTTAACTGGCTCATAACCAATGTAGTACTGTTGATCGTCAATCTCCACCGTCTTCAGTCCACTCTTTCCAGCGGTCATCTCTCTTGCAACCTCTCCGATATCTCCCGTTTGATTAGTAAGAGGCTCCTGCATTATCAGTTTCTCAACCGGACGATACATCACTTGCCCACTCGACGTTAGTAGCATGCTAAAACCTGTTTGCCCTATTTTCGATTCCTCCATAATGGAAGGCAAGGAATCAAGAAAGAGATCAACTGCTACAATACCTACTGTTTCATTATCCACCTTAACCTGTTTCATCACGCTTAAAATTACTTTTCCAAATACTTGGTCCATATACGGCTCTGTAAAATATACCCCTTCCATTTCCTTCACCGGCTCGTACCAAGGCCTACTGTACAGATCAAAATCAGGAGCGGAAAGAACATCACCCGTCCCCGTCAAAAAGTTTGCCTTCTCGCTCGCCACCCAGATCATCGCCACATCCGGATTCATGCTTTTAATTGCTTCCAGTGATAGATTCATGTCGTTATAATAGGCATTGGCCAATGCCTCTTCACGTGAGAGCGCCGTCTCTAGGTAATGAAGCACAGTTTGGTCAGCTGTAATTTGGTTGACTAGCGCCCCTTTTACCATTAAAAAACTTTCTACATCCTTAACAACAGATTTACTTTTACTGGATAACTCCGTTTCGGTATACCGGGTCATGATTTCTCTTGTATCCAAGCTCACAACAATAGCCGTAATCACCATAACTACAGCAATTGCGGCCAAAAAATCAGTGATACCTTTGTCGAAATACTTTGCCGCTTCATTTAAATACCTCCTGAAAAATATATAACTGACTATACTAGTGATTTAGTGAATATGTACCAACTGATTATACCTCAAATTAGGCCATATATCATGACTACAGAGAAATTTAAACAAAGATGCAACTTTTAAAGCAACATCTACGTATAATTTTCGACAAATCGATGACTCAATTATTAGCAAAGTAGCGGGTACTGTTTCTAATAATTATTTAGAAGTTAGGAGTTAGTGAAAAATCATGAAGGAAGTGATCTAACAGATACTCAAACCTAATACGAAGAGCCTCTACTATCGCTTATTATTACTAATGAAAATTAAGCTACCTCTCTGCATAAACCTAAAGGGTTGAAACAATCTGTGTATTCAAGAAAGGCCGCAACATGTATGCCCATGCACCCTTTTGTGGCATCTTAATCGATCATGAATGGACAGAGTTTGCGGAAGCAATATAAGGAACTGAACCGCGTTAGCTGCCAGTCCCAGTAGACACTTGATTTCCGTATCACCCCATAGCAATTTACAAAAAAGACCGCTAATAATACAAATTGGCAATAGCCATTCCATTCCAAATGTACTATGATTATTCATAATACATAAGGAGGAGATTTTCTCATGAAGAAACCATTTTATAAACGATGGTGGTTTATTGTGATTGTTGCACTTATCATTATCGGAGCACTTGCACCATCAGATGAAGAAAAAGAGGTAAGTGAAGCTGAACCGGAAAAGGTTGAAGTTTCAGCTGATGCAAAACCAGAAACTGAAAAAGAACCAGATGTGACAGATGAAGAAAAGAAAGCGGCCGCTGAACAGAAAGCGAAAGAAGAAGCAGAAGCTAAGGCCAAAGCAGAGGCCGAGAAAAAAACTAAAGAGGAAGCTAAGGCTAAAGAAGATAGCGTTCCTAGGGAACATAAATCGGCTTTAAAGAAAGCGGAATCGTACGCAAAAACCATGCACATGTCAAAAGCAGGCATCTATGACCAATTAACTTCTGAATACGGAGAGAACTTCCCTGCCGAAG from Bacillus sp. OxB-1 encodes:
- a CDS encoding cache domain-containing protein, with protein sequence MAAIAVVMVITAIVVSLDTREIMTRYTETELSSKSKSVVKDVESFLMVKGALVNQITADQTVLHYLETALSREEALANAYYNDMNLSLEAIKSMNPDVAMIWVASEKANFLTGTGDVLSAPDFDLYSRPWYEPVKEMEGVYFTEPYMDQVFGKVILSVMKQVKVDNETVGIVAVDLFLDSLPSIMEESKIGQTGFSMLLTSSGQVMYRPVEKLIMQEPLTNQTGDIGEVAREMTAGKSGLKTVEIDDQQYYIGYEPVKTTG
- a CDS encoding MaoC/PaaZ C-terminal domain-containing protein gives rise to the protein MQVLEPIEKPEITHQQLVKYAGASGDFNPIHTVVPVGEEAGLGGVIAHGMLAMGFAGQALAQWFPRKNLRNFKVRFKKMTRPGEKLTISGSVLEEVERDGEVWLLGKVIVASEEETKLDGRFEVIKE
- a CDS encoding IS4 family transposase yields the protein MDKNTRKTSFGKWLNAIDFEKFNEIVTIHGQDRYTKKLTTQAYTLLMLYAQLMESDSLHALEAALTNRDFQRAIGVDSISVSQLSRKNNRLDPTVLSNLFMQLVSQIAVQKLSPKKGLLLKIIDSTTIPLNVNHFKWAEFRETKAGVKLHIRLVFDENGTHYPDKEVITNAKEHDRNQLEVLVDDKEAMYVFDRGYVDYERFDRFTDDGLFFVCRLKKNAVLHPIHTFSLPEGSDALSDTMAFVGANPNCTENVFRILVIPDGKGGELRLITNRFDISAEEISEIYRSRWAIELFFKWLKQHVKIKHFYGQSEYAVKNQIYLALIAYCLNVLIQSETNSRKSILAISRILAANLWESSRYWLRRIRSGSIP
- a CDS encoding Ltp family lipoprotein, whose product is MKKPFYKRWWFIVIVALIIIGALAPSDEEKEVSEAEPEKVEVSADAKPETEKEPDVTDEEKKAAAEQKAKEEAEAKAKAEAEKKTKEEAKAKEDSVPREHKSALKKAESYAKTMHMSKAGIYDQLTSEYGENFPAEAAQYAIDNIVFDWKDNALKKAQSYAETMNMSDAAIYDQLISEYGEQFTAEEAQYAIDNL
- a CDS encoding 3-hydroxyacyl-CoA dehydrogenase family protein, whose protein sequence is MNLKKQFPNLRFSFKELLKRMVEAGHLGKKSGKGFYEYS
- a CDS encoding methyl-accepting chemotaxis protein, with amino-acid sequence MSRDLNGLIRIVKGTGSQVASSAEQLNASADQTAQAAQRVAETTESVSKGAMQQIDSTREATETVGRMSGTLNKLFADSDAVPRSSEEAVQKAKQGEKAVVSAITQMETIEDTVNTSEDMMEKLGKRSSEIGQIVDTIVAISNQTNLLPLNASIEAARAGEHGKGFAVVASEVKKLAEQSQQAAGHIGDLIKEIQTDTELTITSIKSGTREVKKGRKSCTQPCFTGLQADA